The genomic region gatctcattgtagatcatatttgtggttatgggaaatggatatgtaatgtgcaaataatgtaatatcattcaggaagaggatttggtcgatcattggtgatcgagttgggtttatgtaagaggatttagcccttcgatattgagcttaactaaaactgtactcaggcataggagatgctatctttgcaattcaaacacttctccgaattgtagtctggatttctatgtagtcagtgagactccttttgtgatgagaagtgcgctctaggttgttggtcttcctgcaagtgcaggcccctcaattgtaattcacatacttactatagaagtattatctgactatgggtaggcttcccaccgtggtttttccccttaccaggttttccacgtataaatattggtgtcatgtggatggtatttattctctgattattgtttatgcttaattggtttaactgttattatggtacttggtttaagcattccagtattaatgttttgggttccggtattaaatttttaattgcttaaggttccagtaatttgtgccaattgattcacccccctctcagttgtcttccggttatttgaactgtctaacaactaATGTCATGACAAATTTCCTCTCCTAGTGGGAAATCGACCAAAACACCATTTCCACTCAATCAAACTGTAGCAAGAACTGGGGACCACTCCAATACATTCTAGTCAAAGACAGTAAGGACAACACTATAAACTTTAGAAActacacacactaagcttacacttctaggcttaaaagtgttaaacacttagagtttactaacattttctaggcttaatatgttgcttaatgtgtgtggtcacactaagaatacaatTCTAAACTtagaagtgttaaacactcaaaatttACTAACAttatctagacttaatatgttattTAGTATGTGAGATTTAAGACTAGCCAAACTTGTGAGCCAAATTTAGACACACACATGACCAAAaggatcaattccaaaccatggaaTCACTGTTGGCAAGCACGAAGGACACCCTAACGGCTATTTTCAAACACTTTGGGCTTTGGCTTGATGCGACAGAACCTTCGCTTTGCATTGAATCCAACCATATTTTCACCATCAAGTCGCAAGGCACTCTTAAAGGAAGGATGGGAAGCTCCTCAATCAGTACCAACACCGAGGAAGACAAGTTTATCACAATCATGGACTGTGATTGTGATTGTGAACAAGAAATCATAAACTAGTTGAAGAACATCTTCAAGATCCAAggtgatattgatgaagatgtcatcCAACTCATGATTGGGAAGCATATACTAGCACAGGCCCATACTCATAATGTGAAACTATTGGAACGATTCATCTACAATATTGTGCAAACTTGTGGAAAACACAAATGGGCTGTCAGAGCCATCAATAGGATGGCCAGTCAGACATTTTAAGTCCTTGCTCTAGCTGCTCTAAAGCACGTCAAAGGAAAGCCTAAAATTGGGCTGTGGGTGATGCAATCCACATTGCCACAACCCTAAAATACAACCACCTCTTCAAAGCCATTACCATCCTGCACAATCTATTATCCAGGAACAACTGACTAATATGAATATCTTGTTAATTTCCATCAATACTTGTTAACATTAGCCTAGATTGAGAGATCTCAAGAGGTAATAGAAGGGATTAGGATTCTGCTTTTCTTTCTGTGTGGCTAGGTCCAagatgtaatttttatcttttttttaatgAAAGGGACAGTCTCTATTAGTAGCAgtttgtaaaaataaataaataaaatatatgggGAAAAATAAATGTTAGGGAATAAGCTAAGCAATATGATATGAAATTGGATCATATGTTTATATGTAAATGTACTTTAATATATTCttccaaaaaaatacaaaattacatgAAAAATGACATTAAGATACAAATTTCAGCATTTCATGATTACATataaaactatattaaataatACTCTATTTAATATATGACATAAATAGTTTGTAATTAAATACATGCTATATATCCCAATACTTACTCATTATAGTAATGGAAAGTTGACATTTTTATtcatagtaaaaaaatcataatccaTAAAAATACTTTAAAACTTCTATTCTTGAACTCTAAAgcaagtgtgatccaaaacattgatagtTAAAATTTTTACACAATTAAATCCAAAAACTACAAACAATATTGATATAGAATGTAGAAATATAATAACAATACTATTTTAAAATTCTACTACATATTTTCTATGTGATCATTTAATCAATCAAAATAAAAACTACAAACAActgtatttaatttttaatttaattaataaataattaataaatatctaACCAGAACCATTTTATAGACATCGCCAACATTTCCTATTACACCTCGTAATCTATGTATAGCGGTGTCTAACATgcctcatatttaaataaataaaaaaacaatcaAGTGTGAAGTATAAAAAAATGACAAATTCCATTAGGTCATCCGTGATCCCTCCTACATCGTCTTATCTAAAGCCGGCACGTACCAGCTATTTATGTGGGACCCGCTCCCACGTGAAAAGCCGCCCTTTGCCAAATTGACGACAAGTATTCCAAATAGCCTCCCAAATTCTATAGATCCTACGTAATTAAGGGTTTCTTACATTTTCCCCCTCAGTATTTCTTTTCCAATGGCACCTGCAACACTTATTCTCCTTATAATGTTCCTAATTTCCCAAGCCAAATCTGAAACCAACAATAATCTGCCGACCTTCATATTACCTTTTGCAGAAACCCAGTACCAAAAAGTTGCAGACCAACAGATACCCATTCTCAGACAAAACGAGGACCCGTCTGGCTACCCGTCAGAAGGACTGCCCACAGAAGACAGGTGGCAGTCAACTAACAGAGAAGCATGGACATCGGGCTTCCTGGCAGGCGCATTATGGCACCTCTCCTCTCTCGCAGACGCCACCGCCACCGCCACGTGGCAGAACCGCGCCCAAACAGTTCAGCAAGGGCTTCTGTCGATGCAGCACCGGAATCGATCCCACGACGTCGGCTTCATCATGTTTTCCTCTTTTGGCAACGCCTTTCTCCGCACCAGGAATTCCTCCTACTTACCCCCGCTGCACACCGCCGCCGTTACGCTCTCTGGCCGTTACAACCAAATTGTTGGCTGCACGCGCTCGTGGGATAACCAAAACGGCGCGCCGTCGGAGCGATTCGAGGTGATCATTGACAATATGATGAATTTGGAGCTGCTTTTCTGGGTCGCCAATTACAGTTCCAATGCCACGCTGTACAACATGGCCATCTCCCATGCCATGCGGACCTCTTGTGAACATGTCCGCCCAGACGGGAGTACGTGGCATGTGGTGGCTTTCAATTCCACCGACGGGGCCGTTATGGAAAAGTACACTGTTCAAGGTTATGCTAACGATTCCACCTGGGCCCGCGGTCAGGCTTGGGCGGTTTACGGTTTTACCATGGCTTACCGTTACAGCCAAAATGTTTGGTTTCTGCAGACTGCCCAGAAAACTGCAGATTTCTTCCTGGGACATGTTGGATCTGAGGAGATGGTTCCTTACTGGGATTTCGATGCTCCTTATCGGAAAGGCTATCAGCCCAGGGATACTTCTGCTGCCGCCATTGCCGCGTCTGGACTGTTGGAATTGGGGGAGTATTTGGGGGAAAAGTATAGAGATGCAGGGGTCAAGATTCTGGAGGGTCTTGTTAAATATAGGGCTGACAGGCTGGCCGTTTTTAAAATTCCTGCAATACTTCTCAACGGAACCAAGTTTTATAACCAAAATGATTTTGACAGTGCTCTTATCTATGGAGATTATTACTTTCTGGAGGGGCTTCTCAGATTGTCTCGTTATGCCATAGTTCCGACTCCTGTTTGACTGCGATCTCTGTCTCGTTCTAGGCGCTTCTGGATGGGATTCACAAAGGTTTGATTGTCATTTATGTCTCAGTTTAGGCGCTTCTGGATTGGATTGATAGGCCATTCATAGCAATGAAAGAAATAAGATCGACATCGAAATATCTGTGACAGATATTGTATGCTGTGGAAAAGGGGGAAATATGATTGAAATTTATGAAAGTCTTCGTTGCAAACTGGTTTCATCTGTTTATCATACTCAAATTGGTGTTTTTCATTTAAACAACGCCTATTAAATTCGTGGGATTCACCTGACACAACTTGTGTTGCAGAAGATTTGTCCAAGAAAAAGGTCAAagatctcattttttatttttcagaaaataacaGTATTAAATCAATCACGGCGGATCAAACAAAGCTTATACATCAGTGTtacaaatttgatttttgaattattACCTGAGAAGGGCGATGCCCGCTTTCCTCCTGTCCCTGCCCGAACTTCTCTGGAATTTTCACACTGAGAGAAGTTAAGATGTACAAGGGTATTGAGTCTTAAATAAGTCATACGGTGAAGTTAGATGATTACAGCTTTGACatgtttatttctattttttttttaaatgtttggtACATATCTAAATAGGCTAGATCTATAATCAACTAAAGATCATTTAATAAACAATTTGTCACATTTCACCCTAACATATAAAAGTAATGTTCTGTTAATAACCTCTCCAAGTTGGATTTTATCACCATCAAATGATATAGCTTGATGTTCCTTATGGCCAATAACATGCATAAGCAATTGTAGAGTACTTTTAGTTCTAAAGTATCTTCtctatttttttttcataatatatTCATAAAATATATAACGAGCATACTAAATCTCATAATGATATGTTGGTTTGTATATTTTGTATTTGTTGGATAGTGTAACATCTTGACCTCTTCTAATTGTTTTAATGGGTCTTCCCCACATTATGATAATCATGTTAATAAGGGGTAACATGAAAAGTAGGTATAGTATGCATATAACCCATATGAATAGAAGAAGAACTAATGTGGAAAGATAAATCTCGAAAAGAcattgttaatttaattaattatatctatgcatataataacaaaaaaaaaatacaatgtaGAAGATAGAATGCACACCACATAAAATATGTTCATGGATTCATATCTAAtttatgcaaaaataaaataaacacttgAAATAGGGTAACACAATACAATATATCTCCAAGAGATCCCAAACATGATATCATACTCATCACATATACAAGTGCAATAAAATTCAATTTCTTTATATAGACCTCCTAATAATAATGTAATAGAGGGGAAAACCACTACATCCATGTAGGCCTCTTGATTAACTAAAATATTTCATGACTTAATATAACTAACTTAAGGGATGCACACAATTTATTAGCATTTTCATCCACCTATTTACATTATTATATCATATCTTAACTTATGCATAACATATTAGATATTACGAATCTTGGTGCATACATATCTCTTATGTGGTATATGACCTATCttgttgttggcaacaacaatgaaggaagactaagagAGGGGAGGGGGAAAGGGGGGaaagggggggggggagtgaaacTGTCTTCATCGGATCTACAAATCTAATCACAAATACAGATTTGATAAACTGTAACAATGACAAAGATTAGCAAATTGAAAgaacaatacacaacaccaagattttgacgtggaaaacctgattaagagaaaaatcacggtgggaacctacccacaataagatgatactctgcagtagcatatgaaaatattacaatggggaatgcacatgcattcaggcacactgcctagatctcactactcaaatacaatgacccggaaggctacaaccctcagggaagtctcactaacttacaacaagattcggagtacaatctggaagaaatgaactgaaaaaatagcatctccaaatgcttgattacaattatggttaagcacaaatgtctactccacaacaacaatctctcctcaatcacaacattgaaagatgaatcacttgatcacacatacaccactctctaataatgcaaactcaACCCCGACACctaaaattacatgacaatatcacctatatatatatatatatatatatatatatatatatatatatatatatatatatatatatatatatcatcaaccttgacaacaaggttggctaaaccttcaactcacaattataaaattacatcacacgatacaaagatcaaccatcaaaccaatatgatgatttacatgacataacatggacctaattcaaattctcaaatgtgcaactccaccagaaatcatgccaagaacaaccgcaacacgctacaccactatgAATACTGCATAAtatgaaaatcatcatcggttcatgaaaaccaccaataactcgcacaacgatcaatgcagatcataaaaaaaaataggaaacaattaggaaacaccagcaagcacattagaatcataaAAAAAAACTGTACCAACAACACTCATCAAATCTTCAtggatcaacatctgaaactcaagaacacaaccaatcagcaactgtcacgaagatatataacttgtggagcaccaaaacatgaaccatctaaaatgaagatacacaagaccatcccaaacaatctcccaaacactTAGCCCAAGATCTGTTCACACCGAAATA from Cryptomeria japonica chromosome 3, Sugi_1.0, whole genome shotgun sequence harbors:
- the LOC131057064 gene encoding uncharacterized protein LOC131057064; amino-acid sequence: MAPATLILLIMFLISQAKSETNNNLPTFILPFAETQYQKVADQQIPILRQNEDPSGYPSEGLPTEDRWQSTNREAWTSGFLAGALWHLSSLADATATATWQNRAQTVQQGLLSMQHRNRSHDVGFIMFSSFGNAFLRTRNSSYLPPLHTAAVTLSGRYNQIVGCTRSWDNQNGAPSERFEVIIDNMMNLELLFWVANYSSNATLYNMAISHAMRTSCEHVRPDGSTWHVVAFNSTDGAVMEKYTVQGYANDSTWARGQAWAVYGFTMAYRYSQNVWFLQTAQKTADFFLGHVGSEEMVPYWDFDAPYRKGYQPRDTSAAAIAASGLLELGEYLGEKYRDAGVKILEGLVKYRADRLAVFKIPAILLNGTKFYNQNDFDSALIYGDYYFLEGLLRLSRYAIVPTPV